In Pseudomonadota bacterium, the DNA window GGTAGGTAATGCGCTCTTTTTGAACAGTCTTGAAGGTTTTTTTTGTGAAGTGCGCTAACCACTTCTTGTTAATAATTTTTTCGTTTGTATCCAAAGAGTGTATATATGCTTCAGAAAACCTAGAACCAATTTTTCCAGATATTAGCTCTTCTTCTCCATCAGGCTGAAATTCAAATTTCTTTTCTATGGGTAATACACCAATGAGACGCCCAACTTTCCGAACTTCAGTTTCGTCTACCTCGGACTGATCTGTACGGTTGTATGCTCTAGTAATAGCATAATTATCAAAATCAAAGCTTCGGTGGGCTTCGTAAAGTTTTAATCTGGAGTTATGTTTGTGTAAGGTTTTTATAAATTGTTTTAGGGCAGAAAAAACTGCGTGGTCTATATCCTGTACAATCTCATCAAAGCGTTCATCATCCTGAGATGTAACACCATCTAATATATCTGCAGATTTTTCAATGGCTTCTTTAATTGGAGTGGCAAATAGTGGCATTGGTTTTGTATCAATTTCTTCCATTAAGAAACCGAAAGAACCATGAGCGATACTAGTAATACAGAGATTTGATGGAATATGCTCTAAAGTGGCATCTGTTGCGCTATGCTTGACGTTCCTACTTCTGGTCACGAGCTCCATTGTTGTATCAATCATTCGATTGAATTTAGCTAGTATATCAGAAGCAAAGTCGGCATTGATGCCATAGGATCCAGTAACGGGATCTCCATTAAAGAGAAGCGCCACTTCTCCTATGTTGGATCTATGGTTAATTAGTTCTTGGATTTGCTTTTCTACTTCGATTTTCCTCTTTTTTAAAGACAGGTCGGAGAGGGAAAAGCTATCAGATTGCCTTTGCAAAAGGATATCGATTTTTCCAAGTTCAGCAGAAAGCATGTCTATCTCGAATTTACTCGCCATTACTTTCTTTCCGCGTTTTAAGTATCTTCAAAAGGGTTTCTTCATTTTCTTCTCTCAATATTGGAACCTGAAGCATCCCTTTTCTTTGATGTGTTTTACGTTGATGAGAAAAAAGTTGTACCCAGTAGGATGCCCTATCAATTAGCATTTCTGGGGGCGAATTTAATTCTTGTGTATAAAAATCGCAGTGATATTTTTCTTTCAAATCCGCTAGAGTGGGGTTCCCATCTACATCTAACACCACTAGTCCATTATCTAATAAATTTGTTAACAGCTCATTACTATTATTTACATATTCATCAGGCAGATGTAAAAAGGCGATAATATCAATATCGTTTGGGGGTCTGTTTTGAATAAGCTCAATGTTCTCGCAGAAGCTACCATCAACCCACATAAAGCCATTGTTTATTCCACATTTGTTAAGGACTTTTCGTAATTCTAAGAAGCCAATAAGAATAGATATCCGTTCTGCGGAAATTGCAAAACATGTGACTAGGTCTTGAATAGTTGTTTTATAGGGTGACTGGATTGTTGTGGCATCCTCTCCCAAAAAAGGAGGGATTAGGCCACTTTCATTAAATGAAGGAATTGTAGATTGTTCCTTAAAGTTAAACATTTACCAATTCGCGATATTAAAAATTGAAACTTTTATGAGTTAAAGTAACAATGTTATATATTAATTCAATGTTTTTTACTACACGTACGCTACTATGCGGCAACGTCGCGCGGCAGTTTGAAGGTGATGTTTTCTTCGGCAACTGTGGCATGTTCAATATTGATACCGCCAAACAGAGACTCGGCGGTGTCAATGACGCCCTGAATCAGTTTCTCCGGTGTGGAGGCGCCGGCGGAGAGACCAAGCGTATCGACATGTTCCGCAATGCCGTCCCAATCAACGGCATCGCTGTTTTGCGCCAGATAGGCGTTTTCACATCCGTGTTTTTGCGCCGTTTCCACCAGACGGTTGGCATTTGAAGAATTGGCGGAACCGATCACAACCAGCATGTCACAGCGCGGCGCAATGGCCTTGACGGCATTCTGGCGGTTGGTGGTGGCATAGCAGATATCTTCTTTTTTCGGCGCAGCAATTGCGGGAAAGCGGCGCAGCAGAATATCGACAATGCCCTGCGTATCATCAACGGAAAGTGTGGTCTGTGTGGCATAAGCCAATTTTTCCGGTGTGGTGCTGTTAAAGTTTTCGGCATCTGCGGCGGTTTCAATCAGTGTCACGGCACCGTCAGGCAGTTGCCCCATTGTGCCGATCACTTCCGGATGTCCGGCATGGCCGATCAGCAAGACATGCAGCCCGTCCTTATGATGGCGCTCGGTCTCGCGGTGAACCTTGCTGACCAGCGGACAGGTCGCGTCAATAAAGAACATACCGCGTTTTTGCGCCGCTTCGGGAACGCGTTTGGGGACGCCATGGGCGGAGAAAATCACCGGCACATTTTCCGGCACGTCGTCCAATGTTTCAACAAAAACCGCGCCTTTTGCGCGCAGATCATCCAGCACATGTTTGTTATGGACGATTTCGTGGCGGACATAGACGGGGGCGCCGTATTTTTCCAGCGCTTTTTCGACAATAAGAATGGCGCGGTCCACCCCTGCGCAGAATCCGCGCGGATTGGCCAGCAGGATTGTCAAAGACTTATCTTGATATTTCTTGCTCATGGGGTTTATATAAAGATATCCGAAGCTTTTGTCGAGAGAGACCCTAAGAATATGTTTAAGAAGCGTCTGTTTAAAAAACTGCTGACCGTCACGGTACTTTGCGCTCCGCTGTTGATGGCGGGATGTTCCGGTCTGAAAAAAGGCAAAATTGCGCCCTCGCTGCGCTGCCCGCAAACAGGGTTGATGCATTACACCGATACGGCTGTCTTTAAAGATGCGGCAGGGCAGGAAACCGCTTTTGTGGCCTTGCAGGATTTTCGCGGCAGTTGTGATTTTGTGCAAAAGGGTGAAAAAGCCGTGGATATCAAACTGGATTTGAGCTTCTACGCTGAAAACCGCAAAACGGATACGCCGCTGACGCAAAAAGATTTCTCTTATTTTATCGCCATTCTCGGCCCGGATGAGGCGATTTTGACGAAAGAGGTTTTCCCGCTCTCGATCGAATTTGACAAAGAAAGCGGCGCAGGGCTGGCGGTTGAGAATGTGCAGCAGCATATTCCGCTGGCTGATCTGGCACTCTCCGCCCGCTATAAGATTATTTTCGGGCTGCAACTGACACAGGAACAGCTGACCGAAAACAAACGCGGACCGCTGAAAACCGCGCAGTAAAATAGCCGCAGGATGAAAGAATCCTTGCCCGCCAAGGCCTGCTATGCCATAAGAAAACGGAATAATATAAATAACATTTAATTTTTTGGAGTCTGAAACCATGACCCTGCCTATTGAAGAATTCTGGAACAGCGAATTTGCCGAACATGTCACAGTGGCTGAACAAACGGCGCATCTGCTCAAAAAAGATTTTGCGGCGCTTTTGGATGCCTGCATCCGCAGCATTCAAGAAGGCGGTAAAGTCATGTTTTTCGGCAATGGCGGCAGCGCAGCGGATTCCCAGCATCTGGCAACCGAGCTGACGGCACGCTATAAAACGGACCGTAAAGCGATTGCCGCAATTGCACTGACAACCGACACATCCGCCCTGACGGCGATCGGGAATGATTTCGGTTTTGAAGACTTATTCTCCCGCCAGATCGAGGCTTTGGGCCGTGCAGGCGATGTCGCCATCGGCATCAGCACATCGGGCAATAGCGCCAATGTTTTGAAAGCGCTGAAGCTGGCGCGGGAAGAAGGTATCGTCACCGTTGGTTTCACCGGCGGCACGGGCGGTAAAATGGCGGATGTTTGTGACATTGTTCTGAAAGTACCATCGCCGACAACGGCGCGTATTCAGGAAATGCATATCACACTGGGGCAGATGCTGTGCGGTGCGCTGGAACAGGCGCTGGGTCTGACGGCGGCGGAACACACAATGCCCTGTTTTCAGGATATGCGTAAAACCGCATAAGAATTAAGTGAGGATAGGAATGGCAGAAAGCGCGACGGCAAAACAGGATATCGGCAAAACAAGTTTTGAAGATGCCTTGACCGAACTGGAACGGATTGTGCGCGAACTTGAATCCGGCAAAGGCGATCTTGAAACTTCTATCGAAGCCTATGAAAAAGGCATGGTTTTAAAACAGCATTGCGAAGCCAAGCTGAAAGAAGCGCAGGCCAAAATCGAAAAAATTACGGTCAGTGAAGACGGCAGTGTCAAAACATCGGGTTTCGACGTCGAATAATCCACGCGCATAAATAAAAAGAAGGCAGCGATGGAAATTGAAAAACTTATTTTTTACCATCATCCCTGTCTGGATGGCAGTACGGCTGCATGGGCGGCTTTGCAGGCCTTTGGATATGATAATACGGCTTATGTCGGTTTCACCCATGATCAGGATGATGTTCTCTTAAAAGCAATTGATGACTATGTCACGGAAAAGACCATTGTCTATTTCTGCGATATCGTTCCGCCGCGCCCCATTCTGGAGATGCTGCCGGAAAAAGCCGGCAAAGTCATTATTTACGACCATCATGTCAGTGCCGAGAAAATGCTGAAAAACTTCTCGCATCCGAAATGCGAGATTGTGTTTGATATGAACCGCTCCGGTGCCGGACTGACATGGGATATGCTGCATCCGGAAAAACCGCGCCCCTTCGTGATTGATCTGGTTGAGGCGATGGATCTGTACCGGACCGATACGCTGGGATCGCGTCAGGATTTTTTCAGCTTTGCCGCCGGAATGGATACATTGCCGGTTAAAGATTTTAAAGCCTTTGCCGAAGAATTCAGTCAGCTGGCAGGTTCTGATGACGAGCGTGCGCTCTTATCGGCGCGCGGGCATGAACGGCGCGATATCTATTTGAGCCGTATTAAAAACGTGCTGGCCGATTTGCAATATGTGACCCTGCCGGGGCTTGAAGCGCTTGAGGGATGCGAGGTCGGTTTCATCCGCGGCGATATCCGCAGTTTCGGGCGTGAATTCTGGTTCCGTTTTCAGGAGGTTTGTGACCGTGACCGGAAAGTCGTTATGCTGTGCCGTGACGAACCTGACGGGAAAAGTATTGCGATCAGTTTCCGCAGTACGCCGGAAACCGATGTCAGTTGCGCCGCCGAGGAAATCGGGTCAAAATACGGCATCAGCGGCGGCGGTCACCGCAATGCGGCAGCCGCGCGCCTGACAAAGGAACAGTTTGAATCGCTTGTGGAAAAATGGAACCTTCCTATCAGTTAAGCAGCCTTCCGGCATGGATTGCCTATCCCGAAACGGAACGTCTTTTTACGGCGCTGTCGGCGGATGGTGCGGAAACAGCGCCGCGTTTTGTCGGCGGTTGCGTCCGTGACGCCTTGATGAACCGCACAGTCTGCGATATTGATCTTGCCACACCGCTGTCGCCTGAAAGGGTGATGTCCTTACTGGCGGAAGCCAAGATCAAATATGTCCCGACAGGGGTGGAACACGGCACTGTGACGGCAATTGTCGACCGGATGCCTTTCGAGGTCACGACTCTGCGCCGTGATGTTGAAACGGATGGGCGGCATGCAAAGGTCAGCTTTACCGAAAACTGGCAGGAGGATGCCGCGCGGCGCGATTTTACGGTGAATGCGCTTTTTTGCGATATGACCGGCAAGGTTTATGATTTCTTTGGCGGCGTACGGGATCTGCGGCAGGGGCTGATCCGCTTTATCGGTGATGCCGAAACCCGCATTCAGGAAGATTACCTGCGCATTCTGCGGTTTTTCCGCTTTTACGCCCATTATGCCGGCGGAACACCGCCCGATGAAACAGCACTTGCCGCCTGCGCAAAATATGCGGCGGAAATTCCCAAATTATCAAAAGAACGTATCACTCATGAATTTTTGCGTCTGTTGGAGGCCAAAACGGCGGCGCGTTCCTTACATTTTATGGAGGAAACCGGCGTCCTGCGCTGTGTTGCGCAGCAGGATGCGGCACTTGATGTGCTGGAAAGACTGATTAAGCAGGAAGAATACTGGGATACGGATTATGATGCGATGCGCCGCCTCGCTGCGCTTTTTACCGCAGATGTGGAATTGTTCCGGCTGCCGCGCAGTGCGGAAAAACAATGGAAAACCCTGCGTGATCCGGCACTGATAAAAAAAATCTGGCCCGGTATGACGGAATTCGAAATCCGGCAATTTGTCTATGATAACGGCAATAGTCTGCTGCGTGATATGTTGCTGCTGGCAGCGGCGCGGGAGCGTGATGCCAAGAAACGCGATACCTACCGTCATTTATACCAATTGGCGACATCCTGCCGCCTGCCGCGCTTTCCGGTTCTGGGTAAGGATGTTATGGCGCTGGGGATCGAAGAAGGAAAAGAGCTGGGCGATGTGTTGCGCAAGGTCGAAACATGGTGGCGCGATAAGGATTTCCGGCCGGGACGAACCGACTGTCTTGCTTATCTGAAATCTTTGGTGGAATAAAAATTACAGCCCCAGCCACTCTATTTTCAAATGGCGTGCCAGATAGGATTCCGTTAAGGCAAGAAAGCTGGTTGACCAGACCGCGAGTCCTGTCAGCGCGGGAACCAGAATAGAATCTGTTTGCCAGCTTTGCAGCAGCGAGGTGATCAGCACAATGCCGCAAAGCGTACCGGCATAGGAAGACAGAAGTTCGGTCATTGTTTTTCTGCGCATGGTTTTGCTCTCTTGATTCCTGTTGCTCAACTGTTTAAAACGTAACATTACCTTAACAAAAAATTAACATAATCTGCATGAAAATGCAAGGAAAAACAGCGTTTAAAATGCCAAATATCGGAAAAGAAAAAGAAAAATGGTGGCGCCCGGCAGTGTTTGCGGAGAAGATTCTGCATCTGGAAAAGCGTGCGCGGCTGGTTTCCGGTATAAGGAAGTTTTTTTCCGCGCGCGGTTATCTTGAAGTGGAAACATCTGCTTTGCAAACAAGCCCGGGTATGGAAGTGCATGTGAAAGCCTTTGAAACGCGGCTTTACGATGTGAATAGGGAAGATTTTGCCGAAAAGCGCCTGCATACCAGCCCCGAGATTGCGATGAAAAAACTGCTGGTTGCCGGGCTGCCGAAAATTTTTCAAATCTGTCAGGTTTACCGCAATGCCGAGGGCTCAACGCTGCACAGCCCTGCTTTTACGATGCTGGAATGGTATCAGACAGGGCTGTCTTATCGCGGATTGATGGAGGAAACCGTGGAAATGATCCGTGCGGTCGCCGATGGCGTCATTCATTGGCGCGATCAAATCTCCGATCCTTTTGCGGATTGGCAGTTTATCAGTGTAAAAGAGGCTTTTGTGCAATATGCAGGCGTGGATCTGGAAGCGGTGCTGGAGGATTATGACGGTTTTGCCGCAGCGGCGCAGCAGGCAGACTGCCCTGCCCATGACGGTGATACATGGGATGATATTTTCTTCCGCATTTTTTTGGAGAAAATTGAACCGCAGCTGGGGCATCCTGCGCCGACAATTCTGTATGATTATCCGGCGGGTATGGCGGCGCTGTCACGTAAAAAACCGGAAGATTCACGTTATGCGGAGCGTTTTGAGGTCTATATTTGCGGTATGGAACTGGCCAATGCCTTTGGCGAGCTGACGGATGCGGCGGAACAGAAAAACCGTTTTGTGCATGCAATGCGGGAGAAAAAACAGATTTATGCGGAAAATTATCCTGTTGATGAAGATTTTATTTCTGCGCTGGAATATGGTATGCCTGAATGCAGCGGTATTGCGCTTGGTGTTGACCGTTTGGCGATGCTGCTCTCCGGCGCGGAAGATATCCGGCTTGTCAGGGCGGATATGTAGGGAAAGACGAAGAAGGTGCAGAAATTATGAGCGAAGAACAGAAAAGCTTCCGCCGTGCGGGCGTTATCGGCTGGCCGATTGAACATTCGAAATCGCCGATCCTGCATAATTACTGGCTGGAAAAATACGGGATTGAGGGCAGTTACGAGAAAATTGCCGTGCAGCCCGATATGCTTGCCGACGGTTTCCAGCATCTGATTAAAAAAGGCTATGCCGGATGGAATTTGACCATTCCGCATAAGGAAGTCGCTGTGCCGTTGATGGACAGTCTTGATCCTGCCGCAGAGCGTATCGGTGCGGTCAATACCGTGGTGGTGGATGAAGACGGTAAGCTGAAAGGCTATAATACCGATGGTTACGGTTTTCTGAAGAATTTGCAAAACAGCGTCCCGGAATGGGAGCCGAAAAACTGCACGGCATTGGTGCTGGGTGCCGGCGGCGCAGCACGGGCGGCAGTGGATAGTCTGGCGCAGAGCGGTGTGCCGCAGATATATATTATGGCGCGCAACCTGAAGAAAGCCGCGCAGCTGGCAGAAGATTTCACAACGGAAAAAAGCCGGATCAGCGTTTATGAATGGGGTGAAAACCCGGCATTGTTCGAAACCGTGACTTTATTGGTGAATGCGACACCGCTGGGGATGGAAGGCAATGAGGACGAACCTGATCTGACCATCATCCGCCATTTACCGAAAGATACGGCGGTTGTTTATGACCTTGTTTACACACCGCTTGAAACCGATTTGCTGGAGCGGGCAAAAAAACGCGGGCTGAAAACCGTGACAGGTATCGGCATGCTGGCCTATCAGGCTGTGCCGGGATTTTCCTACTGGTTCGGGCAAAGGCCGGAAGTGACGGAAGAGCTTTTGAATCTTCTTACCTGATATTTCCCCGAATATATTGACATAAAAATAAAACCATGCTAATCAATGACGGTCGTTTTGATAAAACGACTCACAAGAATTTTTTATGTTTGGAATATCCGGCCACAGAAAAAGGCCGTATCAGCAAGGATTGGGTTTTTAAAAATGAACAAAGTCACCAAAAAAGTCGTGGATGTTGCCGTGGCATATGCAACGGAGGAAGTCACAAGCTATTTGTATCAGGAATTTCAAAAAGCGGGCGGTGTTTCCGGCGTGGTCGCCAAAGTCGGCGAAGCGAAAGATTACGCGTTCGAGCGCGGCGGCAATATCGTCACAGCCGTTAAATCCGGTGATAAGGATGCCGTGTTAACCGAAGCCAAGAATGTTGCGGATGACGGTGTCGGCGCTGTTATCGGTGCGACACGTTTTGCCGGTCGCGGCGCAAAACATATTGGCACCAAACATGCCAATATGGCGCGCGCAGTGAAACGCTATATACAGGATTTCCGCAGCTAAAATGCTGATGAGCGCAACAGAATAAGCAAAACCCCGCGAATTTCGCGGGGTTTTGACTTCTGGACGTTTTTAAGATGGTCTATATATACGCGACATACATAGTTATGTCAATATAAATATTACTTTTGCGGCTTAACCGGCGGCGGCGTTGTATAGCGCACATAAACAGGTTGGAAGAAGGTTTTGCAAACCGCGCCTTCGACTTTCTTGCCATTGGCTTCCGCCGTAAAGGCGGTGCGCATCGCGCCGGAACCGAAACAGTCTTTAAAAGAGGCTTTGCCGGTAATTTCGACATTTTGCAAATGTGCCTGATTTTCCAGTACATCGCGTGCTGTTGCTTCATCGGTATAACCGACGGCTTCCACACCGACCAGCCCGGCGGCAAATGCGGCAACCGTGCCGCCTAAGATTCCGCCGATAATTTTTTGACGTTTTGTGGCAGGTTTCTTTGACATGTTGTTATCCTGTTATTTCTTACAGCTGCGGTGTCCGGTTCTTTGGCACAATTTGCGTGCCAGCAGCCTGACATCGGCCTCGCTGTCTGCGCCTTTGGCGCGGTTATAGATCAGCGCAACGACCTGCACATTCTTTTTTGTGTATCCCTTATTGGGGTCGATACGGTCAAGAGAGGGCGACCAGGGATTGGACTGGCCTTTGCCGCCGCTGCTTTCGTTAAAGTCGAAAGAAACGCCTGTCGCCTGGCATTTGCCCTTTTTCAGAGCGGCCTCGATAAATTCTTTACTAAGGGAGAAGCTGATGCCTTTGTCAGTGGCGCGCTGGCGGGCGTTCCAATAAAGCGATCCGGCTTTTTTGCGGATTTGCTGCTGGTGAACTTCGTCTGGCTTCTTTTCCATGGGCGCTATGTACCCGCTTTTTCGGCGGCCTCCTGCTTTTGTTTCTTTCTTTCCGCCCTATTTGCCGCCGCCTTTTTCGCGTATTCACCCGTGCCTTTATGAAGAACAATATCGCTGTCCGTCAGCTCTGTCGGCTGGATCGTCGGCAATTGACGGACTTCCTCGTAATAGGGAAGAAAGTCCGGCTTTGTTGCTTCAAATAATTCATCAAAACTTTCGATGACGTGATAAGTATCCTGAAAATCATCAATGAAGAAACGGCTGCGCAGCAGGCGCTTCACATCGAATTTCACCCGGTTCGGAGACGGGCTGTCGAGCGCGAAAACCGATTCCGTCGGTGAGGATAAAATTCCTGCGCCGTAAATGCGCAAACCTTCCGGCTCCTGAATCAGGCCGAATTCAACCGTGTACCAGTAAAGACGCCCGATCATGTAAACGGCCTTGTGGTCGGCGGCTTTCAGGCCGCCGCGGCCATAGGCTTCGATATAATCGGCAAAAACAGGATCAGCCAAAATCGGCACATGACCAAACAGGTCATGGAAGACATCAGGCTCCTGAATATAATCAAACTGGTCGCGGGTGCGGATGAATGTGCCGACCGGAAACAGGCGGTTTGCCAAAAGCTCAAAGAAAGGCTCTACGGGGATCGGCCCGGGAACACCGACGATTCTCCAGCCGGTTCTTTCCATTAAAACCTTATTCACCTCGTCAAAATCGGGGATCTGGCTGTCATTGATGCCCAATGCTTTTAAGTTATCCATGAAAAGACTGATGGCACGACCGGGCAGGATTTCCATCTGGCGGTGGTAAAGATCGCGCCAGATCGCGTGTTCTTCCGCCGTGTAATCTTCCCAGCGCTGCGGGACGACGAAGTAATCCACATCACCGCGTTTCCAGTCACCCAGATCGCTGTAATGACCTTCAAAAACACGGGAGCTGTTGCCGGTAACGTTTTCCATGGTTTTGTTCTCTCTCCTCCGAGCGGGTTATGCCGTGGCTGCTTTACGCAGTTCTGCGGGGGTATCGGGCTGACTGTGCGGATCGGCTTCAATAAAAGCCGGATGTTCCAGACACTTCTTCTCAACAGCCTCAATCAAGGGGAAACGCGACATATCGCAATTAAAACGTCTTGCATTATAGATTTGCGGAATAAGGCACATATCTGCAAGCGTTGGTGCCGATCCGCAGCAATACTCCCCTTTTGTATGATACGGACTTTTATTAAGCATAATCTCGATTGAGGTCATACTATCATAAATCCACTTCTGATACCACTTTGTTTTTTCTTCTTCGCTGACGCCCAGTTTTCCCGTCAGATACTTCAAAACGCGCAAGTTATTGACAGGGTGGACATCGCAGGAGACGATCAGGGCAATCTGGCGGGTAAAAGCGCGCTGTTTTGCGCCTTCGGGATAGATGCTGGGGCCGGGATAGCTTTCCTCCAGATAATCAAGTATGGCAAGTGATTGCGTTAAAACATACCCGTCTTCAAAAACCAGCACCGGGACAGCCCCTTGCGGGTTCATTTCACGGTAATCTTCGGCCCATTGCTCGCCTTTGACCAGATTAACGCCTTTTTGCTGATAGGGAATTTTTTTGTAATTCAGTCCGATGCGGACGCGGTAAGAGGTGGAGGAACGGAAATAATTGTAAAGTGTCAGCATGATTCACAGCTCCTGTATTTGTACTCACCTACGAAGAAAGTTGCGCAGATTGCGGTGTTTTAAATTCTGTGCGGCATTTTGCCGGTCTTTGTCTATTCTTGCCGCCATGTGGTCTCTTGCCGTGTTGATGCGGTCATAAAAAGGCTTCAGTTCTTTTGTAATGGCACTCATATCACCATTCCGGCCCACCAAATGCCCGATAGGTTTTGAGAGCGTCACAGTGGCTGCTTCACCATTTAAGCGGCGGATATTTTGTAAAAGCCAGATACATTCGCTAAGCCCGTTCCAGAAGATCGTCCCGTTATCATTTTTTGCGTCTTCATAGCTCATACGGGCCGTCGTGATTTCGACGGATTTCATGGCGGCTTCGGCACGGACGCGGCTGCCGTAATGGATGGCCGTCATTTGATTGACAAGTTCGTCTCTTATATCTTTTGCGCGGTAGTGCTGCGGCATAGATGTCATCTCTTCGGTCCCGGAGGCTTTTTGATAAACTGGCGCAGATTGTTGCGCTGTTGGTTTTGCTGATGATTGCGTTTTTCACGGGCGGCGGCCAGTTCTTCCTGCCGTTTCACTTCCAGCTCACTGTCATAGAAAGATTTCAGGGCATCCGCCAGCGGACGCACGCTGTAATCATGGTCATAGACATCATCCAGATAATCATCCAGTTTGCGCGGCAGGGATATCGGTGTATTTTCTCCGAAAGCTTCGCGGTGCTTATCCAACACCCACAGGCATTCAAACAGCCCTTCGGAATAGCCGGAATAGTTTTTCTCGGCCGCTTTGTCGTAAGGAAGATGGCGGATATCGTTTTCAATACGTTCCATTTCGTAAAGTGACGGACCCATACTGCCATACATACCAAGCGCAACAGAGGCGAGTTCTTCTTTTATGGCTTTAATCGTATAATTATGGGGTTTCGGCAGTGAAGGTGTTGTCATTCCGGTTTACCCTTTCCCTTTCAGGCGGCGTTCTTCTTGGCGGAAGATGCCTCGTAACGTACAAGTTTCTGGTCAATTGCGCCGAAAATAGACGCGCCATCCGTATCTTTCATTTCAATGCGGATTGTGTCGCCGAAAGACATGAACGGGGTCGTGATTTCGCCGTTATTGATTTTCTCCAGCGTGCGGATTTCAGCAATACAGGCAAAACCGTTGCCGGCATCCTTGTTGGAGACCGTGCCGGAGCCGATGATCGTTCCGGCGACCAGCGGCCGCGTTTTCGCGGCATGGGCGATCAGTGTCGGGAAATCGAAGATCATGTCATCACCGGCATTCGGGCTGCCGAATTTTTTGCCGTTATAATGCACCAGCATCGGCAAAGCGAGTTTTTTGCCGTCCCATGCGGCGCCAAGCTCTTCCGGCGATACCGCCACAGGTGAAAAGGCGCTGGAGGGTTTTGACTGGAAAAAGCCGAAGCCTTTGCCGAGCTCTGCGGGAATCAGATTGCGTAGCGATACGTCATTCACCAGCATCACCAGTTTGATATGTTTTGCGGCTTCCTCCGGCGTAACGCCCATCGGCACATCATCGGTGATGACGGCGGTTTCCGCCTCGAAATCAATGCCCCATGCTTCATCGGCGGCGGCGATATCATCGCGCGGGCCGATAAAACTGTCAGAGCCGCCCTGATACATCAGCGGGTCCGTCCAGAAGCTCTCCGGCATTTCCGCGCCGCGTGCTTTGCGCACCAGTTCGACATGGTTGACATAGGCGCTGCCATCCGCCCATTGATAGGCGCGCGGCAGCGGTGAAGCGCAGGCCGCCGCATCAAAGGGGAAACCGTCGCGCTGCCCGTTTTCCAGCTCTTCGGCAGCTTTCTTCAGTTTCGGTTCCATTTCCGCCCAGTTATCAAGCGCGGATTGCAGTGTCGGCGCGATTTCACCGACAAAGCTTGCTTTGCTTAGGTCTTTGGTGACAACGGCAAGGCGACCGTCGCGCCCGTCTTTTAAGGAT includes these proteins:
- the ispH gene encoding 4-hydroxy-3-methylbut-2-enyl diphosphate reductase, encoding MSKKYQDKSLTILLANPRGFCAGVDRAILIVEKALEKYGAPVYVRHEIVHNKHVLDDLRAKGAVFVETLDDVPENVPVIFSAHGVPKRVPEAAQKRGMFFIDATCPLVSKVHRETERHHKDGLHVLLIGHAGHPEVIGTMGQLPDGAVTLIETAADAENFNSTTPEKLAYATQTTLSVDDTQGIVDILLRRFPAIAAPKKEDICYATTNRQNAVKAIAPRCDMLVVIGSANSSNANRLVETAQKHGCENAYLAQNSDAVDWDGIAEHVDTLGLSAGASTPEKLIQGVIDTAESLFGGINIEHATVAEENITFKLPRDVAA
- a CDS encoding D-sedoheptulose 7-phosphate isomerase, encoding MTLPIEEFWNSEFAEHVTVAEQTAHLLKKDFAALLDACIRSIQEGGKVMFFGNGGSAADSQHLATELTARYKTDRKAIAAIALTTDTSALTAIGNDFGFEDLFSRQIEALGRAGDVAIGISTSGNSANVLKALKLAREEGIVTVGFTGGTGGKMADVCDIVLKVPSPTTARIQEMHITLGQMLCGALEQALGLTAAEHTMPCFQDMRKTA
- a CDS encoding exodeoxyribonuclease VII small subunit is translated as MAESATAKQDIGKTSFEDALTELERIVRELESGKGDLETSIEAYEKGMVLKQHCEAKLKEAQAKIEKITVSEDGSVKTSGFDVE
- a CDS encoding CCA tRNA nucleotidyltransferase; the protein is MEPSYQLSSLPAWIAYPETERLFTALSADGAETAPRFVGGCVRDALMNRTVCDIDLATPLSPERVMSLLAEAKIKYVPTGVEHGTVTAIVDRMPFEVTTLRRDVETDGRHAKVSFTENWQEDAARRDFTVNALFCDMTGKVYDFFGGVRDLRQGLIRFIGDAETRIQEDYLRILRFFRFYAHYAGGTPPDETALAACAKYAAEIPKLSKERITHEFLRLLEAKTAARSLHFMEETGVLRCVAQQDAALDVLERLIKQEEYWDTDYDAMRRLAALFTADVELFRLPRSAEKQWKTLRDPALIKKIWPGMTEFEIRQFVYDNGNSLLRDMLLLAAARERDAKKRDTYRHLYQLATSCRLPRFPVLGKDVMALGIEEGKELGDVLRKVETWWRDKDFRPGRTDCLAYLKSLVE
- the genX gene encoding EF-P lysine aminoacylase GenX — protein: MPNIGKEKEKWWRPAVFAEKILHLEKRARLVSGIRKFFSARGYLEVETSALQTSPGMEVHVKAFETRLYDVNREDFAEKRLHTSPEIAMKKLLVAGLPKIFQICQVYRNAEGSTLHSPAFTMLEWYQTGLSYRGLMEETVEMIRAVADGVIHWRDQISDPFADWQFISVKEAFVQYAGVDLEAVLEDYDGFAAAAQQADCPAHDGDTWDDIFFRIFLEKIEPQLGHPAPTILYDYPAGMAALSRKKPEDSRYAERFEVYICGMELANAFGELTDAAEQKNRFVHAMREKKQIYAENYPVDEDFISALEYGMPECSGIALGVDRLAMLLSGAEDIRLVRADM
- a CDS encoding shikimate dehydrogenase, with amino-acid sequence MSEEQKSFRRAGVIGWPIEHSKSPILHNYWLEKYGIEGSYEKIAVQPDMLADGFQHLIKKGYAGWNLTIPHKEVAVPLMDSLDPAAERIGAVNTVVVDEDGKLKGYNTDGYGFLKNLQNSVPEWEPKNCTALVLGAGGAARAAVDSLAQSGVPQIYIMARNLKKAAQLAEDFTTEKSRISVYEWGENPALFETVTLLVNATPLGMEGNEDEPDLTIIRHLPKDTAVVYDLVYTPLETDLLERAKKRGLKTVTGIGMLAYQAVPGFSYWFGQRPEVTEELLNLLT
- a CDS encoding phenylalanine 4-monooxygenase, whose protein sequence is MENVTGNSSRVFEGHYSDLGDWKRGDVDYFVVPQRWEDYTAEEHAIWRDLYHRQMEILPGRAISLFMDNLKALGINDSQIPDFDEVNKVLMERTGWRIVGVPGPIPVEPFFELLANRLFPVGTFIRTRDQFDYIQEPDVFHDLFGHVPILADPVFADYIEAYGRGGLKAADHKAVYMIGRLYWYTVEFGLIQEPEGLRIYGAGILSSPTESVFALDSPSPNRVKFDVKRLLRSRFFIDDFQDTYHVIESFDELFEATKPDFLPYYEEVRQLPTIQPTELTDSDIVLHKGTGEYAKKAAANRAERKKQKQEAAEKAGT